From one Magnetofaba australis IT-1 genomic stretch:
- a CDS encoding PAS domain-containing hybrid sensor histidine kinase/response regulator — translation MGHPPPKPDMAQAEQEESLARQLNAWGVGYCQLDADGVVRMVNPQISAWLGVADNALVGAPLEAFVCETTLQAFRDQHRQLTIERLHTSHWALCAADGQMGVECRAQAQLNAHNDFVGVRMMLFDARDKLAREEALREQAESYRTIAEFTHDWESWFDASGHVRWINPAVERITGHTIETCLEHADYPLFMAHPDDRERLADALRDGLAGRARHDDAFRLIRQDDELLWVSLSLQPIIDSQGVCNGLRTSMRDITGRKNAEEILERAKRAAEDANTAKSEFMATVSHEIRTPMHAILGMADMLTDSPLDRNQRRFLNVIKHSGETLLELLNDVLDLSRVESGNLTLCLEPFDLAELLEGVMEIMTLRAREKGLSLLAHIASDCPTRLIGDAVRVRQVILNLLGNAVKFTEHGEVSIFVEPLPEEAPARPLHALPGNASRLFRFTVADTGIGIPDNQQQDIFEPFKQADATFTRRFGGTGLGLAICQRLAEMMGGKITVRSALGQGSSFIFEAPLRLDLARPRPKDVEGGPDLTGYRYLLLTSSAAIRRAIDEMIRSLGGEMDLAVTHDDLMGAMAQSGPYDVLILDGPSPFPGMDLNSYAVELKRRPGWEDQPCLLLNVDPAPQRANRRAKPGFAHIHQPIKRKELGLTLMQLVEDQAEEVTLRPDKPPTATRRKGRRLFILVVDDAPSSIEVMQEFLRETRHVVDVAGNGEEAVAKYKTGSISPMGHGDPYDLVLMDVEMPGMDGYAATRKIRAFERSQRLRPARVLAVTGHAMKGAARASLQNGCDGHLTKPLRRQSLYEILEELFG, via the coding sequence ATGGGGCACCCGCCGCCAAAGCCTGATATGGCGCAGGCCGAGCAGGAGGAGAGTCTGGCGCGCCAACTCAACGCCTGGGGCGTGGGCTATTGCCAGCTCGACGCTGACGGCGTGGTGCGCATGGTCAATCCGCAGATCAGCGCATGGCTAGGGGTGGCGGACAACGCTCTGGTGGGCGCCCCGTTGGAAGCGTTTGTGTGCGAAACGACTCTGCAAGCTTTTCGCGATCAACATCGCCAGCTGACCATCGAGCGTTTGCACACCAGCCATTGGGCGCTGTGCGCCGCTGACGGCCAGATGGGCGTTGAGTGCCGCGCTCAGGCGCAACTGAACGCGCACAACGATTTTGTCGGCGTGCGCATGATGCTGTTTGACGCCCGCGACAAGCTGGCCCGTGAAGAGGCGCTGCGCGAGCAGGCGGAGAGCTATCGCACCATCGCCGAGTTCACCCACGACTGGGAGTCGTGGTTTGACGCCAGCGGCCATGTGCGCTGGATCAACCCGGCGGTGGAGCGCATCACCGGACACACCATCGAGACCTGCCTGGAGCACGCCGACTACCCGCTGTTCATGGCTCACCCGGATGATCGCGAACGGCTGGCCGACGCCCTGCGCGATGGTTTGGCCGGACGCGCCCGCCACGACGACGCCTTTCGCTTGATCCGTCAGGATGACGAACTGTTGTGGGTGTCGCTGTCGCTGCAGCCCATCATCGACAGCCAGGGGGTGTGCAATGGCCTGCGCACCAGCATGCGCGACATCACCGGACGCAAGAACGCCGAGGAGATCCTCGAACGCGCCAAACGCGCCGCCGAAGACGCCAACACCGCCAAGAGTGAGTTCATGGCCACCGTCAGCCATGAGATCCGCACCCCCATGCACGCCATCCTCGGCATGGCGGACATGCTCACCGACTCCCCATTGGACCGCAATCAGCGCCGCTTTTTGAATGTGATCAAGCACTCCGGCGAGACCCTGTTGGAGCTGCTCAATGACGTGCTGGATCTGTCCCGGGTGGAGTCGGGCAACCTCACATTATGCCTGGAGCCGTTCGACCTGGCCGAGCTGCTCGAAGGGGTGATGGAGATCATGACCCTGCGCGCCCGTGAGAAGGGTCTGAGCCTGCTGGCGCACATCGCTTCGGACTGCCCCACCCGCTTGATCGGCGATGCGGTGCGGGTGCGGCAGGTGATCCTCAACCTGCTGGGCAATGCGGTCAAATTCACCGAACATGGCGAGGTCTCCATCTTTGTGGAGCCCCTCCCCGAGGAGGCCCCGGCGCGCCCGCTGCACGCTCTGCCGGGCAATGCGTCGCGTCTGTTTCGCTTTACCGTCGCCGATACCGGCATCGGCATCCCGGACAATCAACAGCAGGACATCTTCGAGCCCTTCAAACAGGCCGACGCCACCTTTACCCGCCGTTTTGGCGGCACCGGGCTGGGATTGGCCATCTGTCAGCGTCTGGCGGAGATGATGGGCGGCAAGATCACCGTGCGCAGCGCCCTGGGCCAAGGCAGCTCCTTTATCTTTGAAGCGCCGTTGCGGCTGGATCTGGCGCGCCCCCGTCCCAAGGACGTGGAGGGCGGCCCCGACCTCACCGGCTACCGCTATCTGCTGCTCACCAGCAGCGCCGCCATTCGCCGCGCCATCGATGAGATGATTCGCTCTCTGGGCGGCGAGATGGATCTGGCGGTCACCCATGACGACCTCATGGGCGCCATGGCGCAAAGCGGCCCCTACGACGTGCTCATCCTGGATGGCCCCTCGCCTTTCCCCGGCATGGATCTGAACTCCTACGCCGTGGAGCTGAAACGCCGTCCCGGCTGGGAGGATCAACCCTGCCTGCTGCTCAATGTGGACCCCGCTCCACAGCGCGCCAACCGACGCGCCAAACCGGGCTTTGCCCACATTCATCAGCCCATCAAACGCAAAGAGCTGGGCCTGACGCTGATGCAGCTGGTTGAGGATCAGGCTGAAGAGGTGACTCTCAGACCCGATAAACCGCCCACGGCGACGCGTCGAAAAGGGCGCCGTCTGTTTATTCTGGTGGTGGATGACGCCCCTTCCAGCATTGAGGTGATGCAGGAGTTCCTGCGCGAGACGCGCCACGTGGTGGATGTGGCCGGCAATGGCGAAGAGGCGGTGGCCAAATACAAGACAGGCTCCATCAGCCCCATGGGCCATGGCGATCCCTATGATCTGGTGCTCATGGACGTGGAGATGCCCGGCATGGACGGCTACGCCGCCACCCGCAAAATCCGCGCGTTTGAGCGCAGCCAGCGTCTGCGCCCGGCGCGGGTGTTGGCGGTCACCGGCCACGCCATGAAAGGCGCGGCCCGCGCCAGTTTGCAAAATGGCTGTGACGGCCACCTGACCAAGCCCCTGCGGCGGCAATCGCTGTATGAGATTCTTGAAGAGCTGTTTGGATAG
- a CDS encoding AAA family ATPase, translating into MSKTPHQALVSSLMGVEIYTAKKQQKMGPGAPLVTISRTFGAGGTDIARLLAQRLEVPFYDREILEGVAEMAKGDKYLLEKLDERAPKAVENFIYSLVPSKGTSKDKFNYYLIKTILGIASRGDGGVIIGRGAHLILRDRPVFRLRVEGSKTRCVERLSLRFDIKKADAEAMFEKVNAERNEFVRNLYKAHVTDHHFYDMTINSDVFAPEQVVKLATRAMDEMGFEIPKKKRKG; encoded by the coding sequence ATGAGCAAAACTCCCCATCAAGCGCTAGTCTCCTCGCTCATGGGCGTGGAGATCTACACCGCGAAAAAGCAGCAGAAAATGGGACCCGGCGCGCCGTTGGTCACCATATCGCGCACCTTTGGCGCCGGCGGCACCGACATCGCCCGCTTGCTGGCCCAACGCTTGGAAGTGCCCTTCTATGATCGTGAGATCCTTGAAGGGGTGGCGGAGATGGCCAAAGGCGATAAATATCTGCTGGAAAAGCTCGATGAGCGCGCGCCCAAGGCGGTGGAGAACTTCATCTACTCGCTGGTGCCCAGCAAAGGCACCTCCAAGGACAAGTTCAACTACTACTTGATCAAGACCATCCTCGGCATCGCCAGCCGTGGCGACGGCGGCGTGATCATCGGACGCGGCGCGCATCTGATCCTGCGTGACCGGCCGGTGTTCCGTCTGCGCGTGGAGGGCAGCAAAACCCGCTGTGTTGAACGACTGAGCTTACGTTTTGACATCAAGAAGGCCGACGCCGAGGCGATGTTTGAAAAGGTCAACGCCGAGCGCAACGAATTCGTGCGCAATCTCTACAAGGCCCATGTGACCGATCATCACTTCTATGACATGACCATCAACAGCGATGTGTTCGCCCCCGAGCAGGTGGTGAAGCTGGCCACCCGGGCCATGGACGAGATGGGGTTCGAGATCCCCAAGAAGAAACGCAAAGGCTAA
- the mfd gene encoding transcription-repair coupling factor, whose protein sequence is MTDAPLSPVLAPLRQALDRQSPLLGRAPLSAGAWLGAMLADQSDAPVVMVAPTSARAEALQREVIYFAQKLTPTLPIHVFPAWETLPFERLSPYGPLVGERLATLFRIAQMGGDGPLFSGDDAGRARALIITTPAALMQRLMPKKTLLAHGFALAVGDQMDLPRFREFLTRSGYLSVAQVSEPGEFAVRGGIIDFYPPGASEPVRVDLFGDEVERLRLFDPVTQRSLDPIPHIEALPVREALLTADAITRFRTNYREAFGGQAAEDEIYREISQGLPVPGMERYLPMFYDAADDFFDYLPAGSALLIEEASWEQVIEREREIIERHQIASESGPASRCPEQDALYLSQVELKERLARFSHLTLHPEAGEGENAGFHALPNFHDDEQAKESPGDILARVAKSIDSQARRGRRAVLAVRTVSQRERLRELLADHDILTNDADSWRDALTAPRGAVLLTLGDVAQSFSHPEAELALITEDAIFGERIRRRKVDRRYLDQLIASFSDLAEGDPVVHADHGVGRFGGLHTLKLGELQNEFLLIRYADDDRLYVPVEDLDQVGKHAGGEDVPLDKLGSKRWKRAKKRARKKILEMAQELVALQAQRESRPGFQYSGPDALYQEFAATFPYEETDDQGAAIEAVLGDMAGPRPMDRLVCGDVGFGKTEVALRAAFRAAMDGRQVAVLAPTTILAHQHYENFAKRLAGYPLKIGSLSRFRTPKEQKTVVDGLGRGEVDVVVGTHRLLQKDIKFKDLGLLVVDEEQRFGVTHKERIKQMRADVDILTLTATPIPRTLNMAMAGLRDISIIATPPADRLAIRTIVTHYDKQQVREAVLRELYRGGQVFYLHNQVSDIDKKAAELGELIPEARVGVAHGQMKESELERVMMAFYKQTFNILVCTTIIENGVDIPTANTIIIDRADKFGLAQLHQLRGRVGRSKHRAYAYLLVPHKRKISNDAEKRLAALESLGDLGAGFMLATHDLEIRGAGNILGDEQSGQIREVGFELYNQMLQEAVEALKAGKPLPKVDADDADESDDEQIHPVINLHMSTFIPEAYVPDVHQRLTLYKRIAEMHNADELGEMRAELEDRFGPLPPSVLNLLEVMQIKRQCVALKILKLEAGPKGGSIKFHPEPAIDTAKLLDMIRKGGGQNRFDAASHTLGLRNRDWSGERERLQGIREALAALAPNAPAKAPRKA, encoded by the coding sequence ATGACCGACGCGCCGCTCTCTCCCGTTCTCGCCCCTCTGCGCCAAGCGCTGGATCGCCAATCGCCCCTGTTGGGGCGCGCGCCACTGAGCGCCGGGGCGTGGTTGGGCGCCATGCTGGCGGACCAGTCCGATGCGCCGGTGGTGATGGTCGCTCCCACCAGCGCCCGCGCCGAGGCGCTGCAGCGGGAGGTGATCTACTTTGCGCAGAAGCTGACGCCGACGCTGCCGATCCATGTTTTTCCCGCCTGGGAGACGCTGCCGTTTGAGCGTCTGTCGCCCTATGGGCCGCTGGTGGGCGAGCGACTGGCCACGCTGTTCCGCATTGCGCAGATGGGCGGCGACGGACCGCTCTTCTCCGGCGATGACGCCGGACGCGCGCGGGCGCTGATCATCACCACCCCGGCGGCGCTGATGCAGCGGCTGATGCCTAAGAAGACCCTGCTGGCGCATGGGTTCGCCTTGGCGGTGGGGGATCAGATGGATCTGCCGCGCTTCCGCGAATTCCTCACCCGCAGCGGCTATCTCTCGGTGGCGCAGGTCTCCGAACCGGGGGAATTCGCCGTGCGCGGCGGCATCATCGACTTCTATCCCCCCGGCGCCAGCGAGCCGGTGCGGGTGGATCTGTTCGGCGATGAGGTGGAGCGGCTACGGCTGTTCGACCCGGTGACCCAGCGCTCGCTGGACCCCATTCCGCATATTGAAGCCCTGCCGGTGCGCGAGGCGTTGCTCACCGCCGACGCCATCACCCGTTTTCGCACCAACTACCGTGAAGCGTTTGGCGGTCAGGCCGCCGAAGATGAGATCTATCGCGAGATCTCCCAAGGTCTGCCGGTGCCGGGCATGGAGCGCTATCTGCCGATGTTCTATGACGCGGCGGATGACTTCTTCGACTATCTGCCCGCAGGCAGCGCGCTGCTGATTGAGGAGGCGTCCTGGGAGCAGGTGATCGAGCGTGAACGGGAGATCATCGAGCGCCATCAGATCGCCTCGGAGTCCGGTCCCGCCTCGCGCTGTCCGGAGCAGGACGCGCTCTATCTGAGTCAGGTGGAGCTCAAGGAGCGGCTGGCCAGGTTTTCCCACCTGACCCTGCATCCCGAGGCGGGCGAGGGGGAGAACGCTGGTTTCCATGCGCTGCCCAACTTCCACGATGACGAACAGGCCAAGGAGTCGCCGGGGGATATTCTGGCGCGGGTGGCCAAATCCATCGACTCCCAGGCCCGGCGCGGACGCCGCGCGGTGCTGGCGGTGCGCACCGTCAGTCAGCGTGAACGGCTGCGCGAGTTGCTGGCCGACCACGATATTCTCACCAATGACGCCGACTCCTGGCGCGACGCCCTGACCGCCCCGCGCGGGGCGGTGCTGCTGACTCTGGGCGATGTGGCGCAGAGCTTCTCCCACCCCGAGGCGGAGCTGGCGCTGATCACCGAGGACGCCATCTTTGGCGAGCGCATCCGTCGCCGCAAGGTGGATCGCCGCTATCTGGATCAGCTCATCGCCAGCTTCTCGGACTTGGCCGAGGGCGATCCGGTGGTGCACGCCGACCACGGCGTGGGGCGTTTTGGCGGGTTGCATACTCTGAAACTGGGGGAGCTGCAGAACGAATTCCTGCTGATTCGCTACGCCGATGACGACCGCCTCTACGTGCCGGTGGAGGATCTGGATCAGGTGGGCAAGCACGCTGGGGGCGAGGATGTGCCCCTGGACAAGCTGGGCTCCAAGCGCTGGAAGCGTGCCAAGAAGCGCGCGCGCAAGAAGATTCTGGAGATGGCGCAGGAGCTGGTGGCGCTGCAGGCCCAACGCGAATCGCGTCCGGGCTTCCAGTACAGCGGCCCTGATGCGCTGTATCAGGAGTTCGCCGCCACCTTCCCCTACGAGGAGACCGACGACCAGGGCGCGGCCATCGAAGCGGTGCTGGGGGATATGGCCGGGCCACGCCCAATGGATCGACTGGTGTGCGGCGATGTGGGCTTCGGCAAGACCGAAGTGGCGCTGCGCGCGGCGTTCCGCGCCGCCATGGATGGGCGGCAGGTGGCGGTGCTGGCGCCCACCACCATTCTGGCCCATCAGCACTATGAGAACTTCGCCAAACGTCTGGCGGGCTATCCGCTGAAGATCGGCAGTCTGTCGCGCTTCCGCACCCCCAAGGAGCAGAAGACGGTGGTGGACGGCCTGGGCCGCGGCGAAGTGGACGTGGTGGTGGGCACCCATCGTCTGTTGCAGAAGGACATAAAATTCAAGGATCTGGGCCTGCTGGTGGTGGATGAGGAGCAGCGCTTTGGCGTCACCCACAAGGAGCGCATCAAACAGATGCGCGCCGATGTGGACATCCTCACCCTCACCGCCACCCCCATTCCGCGCACCTTGAACATGGCCATGGCGGGGCTCCGCGACATCTCCATCATCGCCACGCCTCCGGCTGACCGCTTGGCCATTCGCACTATCGTCACCCATTACGACAAGCAGCAGGTGCGCGAGGCGGTGCTGCGCGAACTCTATCGCGGCGGCCAGGTGTTCTATCTGCACAATCAGGTCAGCGACATCGACAAGAAGGCGGCAGAACTGGGCGAGTTGATCCCCGAAGCGCGGGTGGGCGTGGCCCACGGGCAGATGAAGGAGAGCGAGCTGGAGCGCGTGATGATGGCGTTCTACAAGCAGACCTTCAACATTCTGGTGTGCACCACCATCATCGAAAACGGCGTGGATATCCCCACCGCCAACACCATCATCATCGACCGCGCCGACAAGTTCGGTCTGGCGCAGCTACACCAGTTGCGCGGTCGGGTGGGGCGCTCCAAACACCGCGCCTACGCCTATCTGCTGGTGCCGCACAAGCGCAAGATCAGCAACGATGCGGAAAAACGGCTGGCGGCGCTGGAGTCGTTGGGCGATCTGGGCGCAGGCTTCATGCTGGCCACCCACGATCTGGAGATTCGCGGCGCGGGCAATATCCTCGGCGACGAGCAGTCGGGTCAGATCCGCGAGGTGGGTTTTGAACTCTATAATCAGATGTTGCAGGAGGCGGTGGAAGCGCTCAAAGCGGGCAAGCCGCTGCCCAAGGTCGACGCCGATGACGCCGACGAGAGTGACGACGAGCAGATCCACCCGGTGATCAATCTGCACATGTCCACCTTCATCCCGGAAGCTTACGTGCCCGACGTGCACCAGCGTCTGACCCTGTATAAGCGCATCGCCGAGATGCACAACGCCGATGAGTTGGGCGAAATGCGCGCCGAACTGGAGGATCGCTTCGGGCCGCTGCCGCCTTCGGTATTGAACTTGCTCGAGGTGATGCAGATCAAGCGGCAGTGCGTGGCGCTGAAGATTCTCAAACTGGAGGCCGGGCCCAAGGGCGGCAGCATTAAATTCCACCCGGAACCGGCCATCGACACCGCCAAGCTGCTGGATATGATTCGTAAAGGGGGCGGGCAGAACCGTTTTGACGCCGCCTCGCACACATTGGGGCTGCGCAATCGTGACTGGAGCGGCGAGCGCGAACGTCTGCAGGGGATTCGCGAGGCGCTGGCGGCGCTGGCGCCCAACGCCCCCGCCAAGGCTCCGCGCAAGGCGTAG